Proteins encoded by one window of Pseudochaenichthys georgianus chromosome 9, fPseGeo1.2, whole genome shotgun sequence:
- the tas2r202 gene encoding taste receptor, type 2, member 202, giving the protein MVRRRHGTSSIDDLTTALKYIWGNIVIMYMNKVAIWVMTGLLATTTVFFNVYIFLMSIWNYRQKKKWSPSETIILALSVADVAHQLICYFWMTMDELDSKCLIDQKPYTVMLLLIYSLKFTIMWDTSFLTFYYSTKLVSTPNHCYTQIQDAILKHVTLAVCLIPLLGLGTCMPMLMVFKSDNITAANKDCGILTPTNNIGHVYEAMYLILSDVLPGVLMVKCCFSISFHLAVHLRKMKASSNGAHMPKLGSQMRVIQMALSLVAVFILFLVIDLYVNYQISVNHENIIGLTFCFTSIYTTVTAMVLIYGKKTFWKALIHEFNVCLDEYPCLYCLKVPEQKAKPSTPEKVQTCFSQEVFVLNKCVIV; this is encoded by the exons ATGGTTAGAAGAAGACATGGGACGTCTTCCATTGACGATCTGACGACAGCCCTAAA ATATATTTGGGGTAACATTGTCATTATGTATATGAATAAAGTCGCCATCTGGGTAATGACGGGTCTTTTGGCTACCACGACCGTCTTCTTTAATGTCTACATCTTCCTGATGAGTATATGGAACTACAGGCAGAAAAAGAAGTGGAGTCCCTCTGAAACCATCATCCTAGCTCTGTCCGTGGCTGACGTGGCCCACCAGCTGATCTGCTACTTCTGGATGACCATGGATGAGTTGGACAGTAAGTGCCTCATCGACCAGAAGCCTTACACCGTCATGCTGCTGTTGATCTACAGCCTCAAGTTCACCATCATGTGGGACACCAGCTTCCTCACTTTTTACTACAGCACCAAGCTGGTGAGCACGCCCAACCACTGCTACACACAGATCCAGGACGCCATCCTCAAACATGTGACCTTGGCTGTTTGTCTCATCCCTCTGTTAGGTCTGGGCACCTGCATGCCGATGCTCATGGTGTTTAAATCTGACAACATCACGGCTGCTAACAAAGACTGCGGGATTTTGACGCCCACCAACAACATTGGCCACGTCTACGAAGCCATGTATCTGATTCTCTCTGATGTGCTGCCCGGGGTGCTGATGGTGAAATGCTGCTTCTCCATCTCCTTCCACCTGGCCGTCCATCTCCGCAAGATGAAAGCCAGCTCCAACGGAGCCCACATGCCAAAGCTGGGCTCTCAGATGAGGGTGATCCAGATGGCTTTATCTCTAGTGGCTGTCTTCATCCTCTTCCTTGTCATCGACCTGTATGTTAACTACCAAATATCGGTGAACCACGAGAACATCATCGGGCTCACGTTCTGTTTCACGTCCATCTACACGACTGTCACTGCGATGGTGCTGATCTACGGGAAGAAGACTTTCTGGAAAGCTCTGATACATGAATTCAACGTGTGCCTGGATGAATATCCGTGCTTGTATTGTCTGAAGGTGCCTGAACAAAAAGCTAAACCCAGCACTCCTGAAAAAGTTCAAACCTGCTTCTCACAGGAAGTGTTTGTGCTGaataaatgtgtcattgtgTGA
- the vsig8b gene encoding V-set and immunoglobulin domain-containing protein 8b, with protein MEAVFSSARLKLAVLFLLTIRLETDVTEAMQVTSSGPQTIQKALGETVTLGCTYTLGPEDTGELDIEWSNVSPDMTQKDQLLLSYTGGLTMRYGDPSVNKRLKFIVDPKQGDASVSLSNVVLKDTATYQCKVKKAPSVDMRKVTLNVMVPPTSPKCWVEGPEEKGGPVSLHCKSHQGSIPLSYTWRRESGGAIPADAIQNLETGELLIKNHTDSNIGSYACEVKNAVGKGQCKYALHAYNPTNKVGIIVGAVIGALLLLLLLLLLIWLLVCCCNKRRYEKEVENEIREDAPAPESRPTSRNSSRHSSLRSVMAYRTHPGVQYSDVRKQLPSVSESAHGGVYTGESNGRSQPNAAGGQTSLNYDNRFGYAV; from the exons ATGGAAGCTGTTTTCTCAAGTGCAAGGCTAAAGCTGGCTGTGTTGTTTCTGCTAACAATCCGGCTGGAGACAG ATGTGACTGAGGCGATGCAGGTGACGAGCTCGGGACCGCAAACCATCCAAAAGGCTTTGGGGGAGACGGTCACCCTGGGATGCACCTACACCCTCGGCCCCGAAGACACGGGAGAACTGGACATCGAGTGGTCCAATGTTAGCCCGGACATGACACAGAAAGACCAACTG CTTTTATCATATACAGGGGGTCTGACGATGCGCTACGGAGACCCCAGCGTGAACAAAAGGCTAAAGTTCATAGTGGACCCCAAGCAGGGCGACGCTTCCGTCTCTCTCTCTAATGTGGTTCTCAAAGACACAGCAACCTACCAGTGTAAAGTCAAGAAGGCACCGAGTGTTGACATGAGAAAAGTCACACTGAATGTGATGG TTCCCCCAACATCCCCAAAGTGTTGGGTTGAAGGTCCGGAGGAGAAAGGTGGTCCCGTCTCCCTCCACTGCAAATCTCATCAGGGATCCATTCCTCTCTCTTACACGTGGAGGAGAGAGAGTGGAGGTGCGATTCCAGCCGACGCCATCCAAA ACCTAGAGACTGGAGAGCTTTTGATAAAGAATCATACGGACAGCAACATTGGAAGTTACGCGTGTGAGGTGAAAAATGCCGTGGGCAAAGGACAGTGTAAATATGCACTGCATGCATACAACC CTACCAATAAGGTGGGTATCATAGTCGGGGCGGTGATAGGTgccctcctgctgctgctcctcctcctgctcctcatcTGGCTCCTGGTCTGCTGCTGCAATAAGCGTCGCTATGAGAAAGAGGTTGAAAATGAAATAAG GGAGGACGCCCCGGCCCCAGAGAGCAGACCCACCAGCAGAAACTCCAGCAGACACTCCAGTTTACGCTCAGTGATGGCGTACCGCACCCACCCAGGGGTGCAGTACAGCGATGTGAGGAAACAGCTGCCCAGTGTTAGTGAATCGGCCCACGGTGGCGTCTACACAGGGGAGAGTAACGGCAGATCACAGCCAAATGCTGCAGGGGGGCAGACCTCCCTCAATTATGACAATCGATTCGGATACGCTGTGTAA